From a single Streptomyces sp. NBC_01264 genomic region:
- a CDS encoding sugar phosphate isomerase/epimerase family protein → MAEPVRIPTAKVALSTASVYPESTATAFEIAARLGYDGVEVMVWTDPVSQDVDALRRLSDHHRVPILAVHAPCLLITQRVWSTDPWTKLQRAQAAAEKLGASTVVVHPPFRWQRQYSRDFVTGIWRMADETDVRFAVENMYPWRYRDREMLAYAPEWDVTKDDYRHFTVDLSHTATARTDATAMIDRMGDRLAHIHLADGNGSAKDEHLVPGRGSQPCAELLERLAATSFDGHVVIEVNTRRAMSSAEREADLAEALAFTRLHLATAAPTTAPAPAPGQGPAPRTRRR, encoded by the coding sequence GTGGCAGAACCAGTCCGGATCCCGACCGCGAAAGTCGCCCTCTCCACCGCCTCCGTCTACCCGGAGTCAACGGCGACCGCCTTCGAGATCGCCGCGCGCCTCGGCTACGACGGTGTCGAGGTCATGGTCTGGACGGACCCCGTCAGCCAGGACGTCGACGCCCTGCGCCGCCTCTCCGACCACCACCGGGTCCCGATCCTCGCCGTCCACGCCCCCTGCCTCCTCATCACGCAGCGCGTGTGGTCCACCGACCCCTGGACCAAACTCCAGCGCGCCCAGGCGGCAGCCGAGAAGCTGGGTGCGAGCACGGTCGTCGTCCACCCGCCGTTCCGCTGGCAGCGCCAGTACTCCCGCGACTTCGTGACCGGCATCTGGCGGATGGCCGACGAGACCGACGTCCGTTTCGCCGTCGAGAACATGTACCCCTGGCGCTACCGCGACCGCGAGATGCTCGCCTACGCGCCCGAGTGGGACGTCACCAAGGACGACTACCGCCACTTCACGGTCGACCTCTCGCACACCGCGACCGCCCGCACCGACGCCACCGCGATGATCGACCGGATGGGCGACCGCCTCGCCCACATCCACCTCGCCGACGGGAACGGTTCCGCGAAGGACGAGCACCTCGTCCCCGGCCGCGGCAGCCAGCCCTGCGCCGAACTGCTGGAGCGGCTCGCCGCCACCTCCTTCGACGGGCACGTCGTCATCGAGGTCAACACCCGCCGCGCGATGTCCTCCGCCGAGCGCGAGGCCGATCTCGCCGAGGCCCTGGCCTTCACCCGCCTGCACCTCGCGACCGCGGCGCCCACGACCGCCCCCGCCCCCGCCCCCGGCCAAGGCCCCGCACCCAGGACCCGGCGCCGATGA
- a CDS encoding TetR family transcriptional regulator: MTAPAPGPVPDPAPSKPRRGPGRPRQDEADDGPGTQERIRLAARAEFAARGYDKTSVRGIAKAAGVDPALVHHYFGSKDDLFAAAIELSMEPALVLPAIIGAGPDGIGERLARYFLGVWENPVTRTPLLAVVRSALTHEAAAKVLRRLILHRLLERIAADLDVPDPTFRAELAASHMVGIAILRYVVQVEPLASADPEKIIGLVAPTLQRYLTEE; the protein is encoded by the coding sequence ATGACCGCCCCCGCCCCAGGCCCCGTCCCGGACCCCGCCCCGTCCAAGCCCCGCCGCGGCCCCGGCCGCCCCCGCCAGGACGAGGCCGACGACGGCCCCGGCACCCAGGAGCGGATCCGCCTCGCGGCCCGCGCCGAGTTCGCCGCGCGCGGCTACGACAAGACCTCCGTCCGCGGCATCGCCAAGGCCGCCGGCGTGGACCCGGCCCTGGTGCACCACTACTTCGGCAGCAAGGACGACCTGTTCGCCGCCGCGATCGAGCTCAGCATGGAGCCCGCCCTCGTCCTTCCCGCGATCATCGGCGCGGGTCCCGACGGCATCGGCGAGCGGCTGGCCCGCTACTTCCTGGGCGTCTGGGAGAACCCGGTCACCCGGACCCCGCTGCTCGCCGTCGTCCGCTCGGCCCTCACGCACGAGGCCGCCGCGAAGGTGCTCCGGAGGCTGATCCTGCACCGCCTCCTGGAGCGGATCGCGGCCGACCTCGACGTCCCCGACCCGACCTTCCGCGCCGAGCTCGCCGCCTCCCACATGGTCGGCATCGCGATCCTGCGCTACGTCGTCCAGGTCGAGCCCCTCGCATCGGCGGACCCGGAGAAGATCATCGGCCTGGTGGCCCCCACCCTCCAGCGCTACCTCACCGAGGAATGA
- the ilvD gene encoding dihydroxy-acid dehydratase translates to MPELRSRTVTHGRNMAGARALMRASGVASADIGKPIIAVANSFTEFVPGHTHLAPVGRIVSEAILAAGAVPREFNTIAVDDGIAMGHGGMLYSLPSRDLIADSVEYMVEAHCADALICISNCDKITPGMLMAAMRLNIPVVFVSGGPMEAGQATLVDGTVRKLDLIDAMVDASNDSVSDEDVLRIEENACPTCGSCSGMFTANSMNCLAEAIGLALPGNGSVLATHTARRALYEDAGRTIVEITKRYYEQDDESVLPRNIATRQAFENAMALDIAMGGSTNTILHLLAAAQEAGLDYDLTDIDEVSRRVPCLAKVAPNVAPGGTYYMEDIHRAGGIPALLGELHRGGLLNKDVNSVHSANLEDWLAKWDVRSGTAPEDVVELWHAGPGCQRSASAFSQSERWDTLDLDAEGGCIRSVQHAYSKDGGLAVLRGNIAVDGCVVKTAGVDESIWTFEGPAVVCESQDEAVDKILRKEIKAGDVVVIRYEGPRGGPGMQEMLYPTSFLKGRGLGKVCALITDGRFSGGTSGLSIGHASPEAASGGSIAVVEDGDRIRIDIPNRSIELLVDDATLAARHEALGGVYAPKNRERKVSAALRAYAAMATSADKGAVRDVSLLER, encoded by the coding sequence ATGCCCGAGCTGAGGTCCCGCACCGTCACCCACGGCCGCAACATGGCAGGCGCGCGTGCGCTTATGCGCGCCTCGGGCGTAGCGAGCGCGGACATCGGGAAGCCGATCATCGCGGTCGCCAACTCGTTCACCGAGTTCGTCCCCGGCCACACCCACCTGGCCCCCGTCGGCCGCATCGTCTCCGAGGCGATCCTGGCCGCCGGCGCCGTCCCGCGCGAGTTCAACACCATCGCGGTCGACGACGGCATCGCGATGGGCCACGGCGGCATGCTGTACAGCCTCCCCTCCCGCGACCTGATCGCGGACTCGGTCGAGTACATGGTCGAGGCGCACTGCGCCGACGCGCTGATCTGCATCTCCAACTGCGACAAGATCACCCCCGGCATGCTGATGGCCGCCATGCGCCTCAACATCCCGGTCGTCTTCGTCTCCGGCGGCCCGATGGAGGCCGGCCAGGCCACCCTCGTCGACGGCACCGTCCGCAAGCTCGACCTGATCGACGCGATGGTGGACGCCTCGAACGACAGCGTCTCCGACGAGGACGTGCTGCGCATCGAGGAGAACGCCTGTCCCACCTGTGGCAGCTGTTCGGGCATGTTCACCGCCAACTCGATGAACTGCCTCGCCGAGGCCATCGGCCTGGCCCTCCCCGGCAACGGCTCGGTCCTCGCGACGCACACCGCCCGCCGCGCCCTGTACGAGGACGCCGGCCGCACCATCGTCGAGATCACCAAGCGCTACTACGAGCAGGACGACGAGTCGGTCCTGCCCCGCAACATCGCGACCCGCCAGGCCTTCGAGAACGCCATGGCCCTCGACATCGCCATGGGCGGCTCCACGAACACGATCCTGCACCTCCTCGCGGCGGCGCAGGAAGCCGGCCTGGACTACGACCTCACGGACATCGACGAGGTCTCCCGCCGGGTCCCGTGCCTCGCCAAGGTCGCGCCGAACGTGGCGCCCGGCGGCACGTACTACATGGAGGACATCCACCGGGCCGGCGGCATCCCCGCCCTCCTCGGCGAACTGCACCGCGGCGGACTCCTCAACAAGGACGTCAACTCGGTCCACTCCGCCAACCTGGAGGACTGGCTCGCGAAGTGGGACGTCCGCTCCGGCACCGCCCCCGAGGACGTCGTGGAGCTGTGGCACGCGGGCCCCGGCTGCCAGCGCTCCGCCTCCGCCTTCTCCCAGTCCGAGCGCTGGGACACCCTCGACCTCGACGCCGAGGGCGGCTGCATCCGCTCCGTGCAGCACGCGTACTCCAAGGACGGCGGCCTCGCCGTCCTGCGCGGCAACATCGCGGTCGACGGCTGCGTCGTGAAGACCGCCGGTGTCGACGAGTCGATCTGGACCTTCGAGGGCCCGGCCGTGGTCTGCGAATCGCAGGACGAGGCCGTCGACAAGATCCTCCGCAAGGAGATCAAGGCGGGCGACGTGGTCGTCATCCGCTACGAGGGCCCGCGCGGCGGTCCCGGCATGCAGGAGATGCTCTACCCGACGTCCTTCCTCAAGGGCCGCGGCCTCGGCAAGGTCTGCGCCCTGATCACGGACGGCCGCTTCTCCGGCGGCACCTCGGGCCTCTCCATCGGCCACGCCTCCCCGGAGGCGGCCTCGGGCGGCTCCATCGCGGTCGTGGAGGACGGCGACCGCATCCGCATCGACATCCCGAACCGCTCCATCGAGCTCCTGGTCGACGACGCCACGCTGGCCGCCCGCCACGAGGCCCTGGGCGGTGTCTACGCCCCGAAGAACCGCGAGCGCAAGGTCTCCGCGGCCCTGCGCGCCTACG